In a genomic window of Marinitoga sp. 38H-ov:
- a CDS encoding diguanylate cyclase: MENEIKVKQLLEENNKLKEELEKTHKLLEEYNELTKEEINAYKDFVEGFVDRRYIDSSTRVYSRDFFDKIFFLLLETAFEKGNNYGLIIVKIPELENLKFEGEAHKSPEMEIGRVLRNNVRLPLDIIMRYSKTTFAIVIPDITEVELGKISERIIYQLKNFVSNPEEIDFYTFYLPKDLTTTKDILNYFA, translated from the coding sequence ATGGAAAATGAAATTAAGGTAAAACAATTATTAGAAGAGAATAATAAATTGAAGGAAGAGTTAGAAAAAACACATAAACTACTTGAAGAATACAATGAGTTAACTAAAGAAGAAATAAATGCGTATAAAGATTTTGTAGAAGGGTTTGTTGATAGAAGATATATCGATTCTTCTACAAGAGTTTATTCGAGAGATTTTTTTGATAAGATATTCTTCTTATTATTAGAAACTGCATTTGAAAAAGGCAATAATTATGGTTTAATTATTGTAAAAATACCTGAATTAGAAAATTTGAAATTTGAAGGTGAAGCTCATAAAAGTCCTGAAATGGAAATTGGTAGAGTATTAAGAAATAATGTAAGATTACCATTAGATATTATCATGAGATATTCAAAAACTACATTTGCAATTGTAATACCTGATATAACAGAAGTAGAATTAGGTAAAATTTCCGAAAGAATTATATATCAATTAAAGAATTTTGTAAGTAATCCTGAAGAAATAGATTTTTATACATTTTATTTACCAAAGGATTTAACAACTACTAAAGATATACTAAACTATTTTGCCTGA
- a CDS encoding HAD family hydrolase: MNRKVFVFDLDGTLLNSKEQMTERTINAIKKIYEKGSFIIIASGRMYKSTKIVINKYLPFLNEIPIVSYNGAYVVSHSGEVVFESDIDKKLAIDIIKEAKKEKIHVQTYINDDLIADDDDNEIKGYAKHSGVDYKIVNDLQDYILKNKNGPTKILTISDEKRLDVFQKNMQVKYNNELNIVRSFNIYLDFLNKDSSKGIALKKLSNIYNFDLKNAYVFGDSENDISMLSLSNNSYAMGNASNHVKESANYIAPSTDEEGVASIIEKILSSDFNN; encoded by the coding sequence ATGAACAGGAAAGTATTTGTGTTTGATTTAGATGGAACATTATTAAATTCTAAAGAGCAAATGACTGAAAGAACAATTAATGCAATAAAAAAAATATATGAAAAAGGTTCGTTTATTATTATAGCAAGTGGAAGAATGTATAAATCAACCAAAATTGTTATAAATAAATATTTACCTTTTTTAAATGAAATACCAATTGTCTCATATAATGGTGCTTATGTAGTATCGCATAGTGGAGAAGTTGTTTTTGAATCTGATATTGATAAAAAACTAGCAATTGATATTATTAAAGAAGCAAAAAAAGAAAAAATTCATGTTCAAACATATATAAATGATGATTTAATTGCTGATGATGATGATAATGAAATTAAAGGTTACGCTAAACATTCTGGAGTTGATTATAAAATAGTGAATGATTTGCAAGATTATATTTTAAAAAACAAAAATGGACCTACAAAAATATTAACAATTTCTGATGAAAAAAGATTAGATGTTTTTCAAAAGAATATGCAGGTTAAATATAATAATGAATTAAATATAGTAAGGTCATTTAATATATATTTAGACTTTTTAAACAAAGATTCTTCTAAAGGTATTGCGTTAAAAAAATTATCTAATATATATAATTTTGATTTAAAAAATGCATATGTTTTTGGAGATAGCGAAAATGATATATCTATGTTATCACTTTCAAATAATTCTTATGCAATGGGAAATGCATCTAATCATGTAAAAGAATCAGCAAATTATATTGCTCCATCAACTGATGAAGAGGGGGTAGCTTCAATAATTGAAAAGATTTTATCTAGTGATTTTAATAATTAA